A genomic region of Mycobacterium senriense contains the following coding sequences:
- a CDS encoding AraC family transcriptional regulator encodes MDGPTRETVRCPRLGNAIRARQLRRWRADAAVNQDGQRLVANHLDALTSHWAQLTDTTDIDEATEVLRPAFFPVAITPSATGSLHIRVMAEQLPLLSIGYLDLGGEATMRVADMPGYQIAVAVSGHSLTNWPDGHATTVTSPGSATVFRPGTDVEHLWSRDCGQLGIKIAPAELTRELEQLLDRSIGKAVEFARRLDLTDRSSQSWLSLVAVLAREAGNHAGILAHRLAAANLQHLLLEGLLLTQPHNYTHALHEDGRPTSAATVQQSIDLMRSYPESEWTTAALARATGVSARALQKAFAKAGEPPPMTYLRHLRLQRVRAELADASRTRPSAVTTVASRWGFVHLGRFAQQYRQLFGEPPSQTLRVAER; translated from the coding sequence GTGGACGGGCCGACGCGGGAAACCGTGAGATGCCCACGATTGGGAAATGCAATACGGGCCCGACAACTTCGCAGGTGGAGGGCGGATGCGGCGGTGAACCAGGACGGTCAGCGACTTGTCGCGAACCACCTCGACGCGTTGACGTCCCATTGGGCGCAACTAACGGACACGACGGATATCGACGAAGCGACGGAGGTCCTGCGGCCCGCGTTTTTCCCTGTCGCGATCACTCCGAGCGCTACGGGCTCGTTACACATTCGCGTCATGGCCGAGCAGCTGCCGCTGCTCAGTATCGGCTACCTCGACCTCGGTGGTGAGGCGACGATGCGGGTAGCGGACATGCCCGGCTATCAGATCGCTGTCGCAGTGTCGGGTCACAGCCTGACGAATTGGCCCGATGGTCACGCAACCACCGTCACTTCGCCCGGGTCGGCGACGGTCTTCAGACCCGGCACCGACGTCGAACATCTATGGTCACGCGATTGCGGCCAGCTCGGCATCAAGATCGCCCCGGCCGAGCTGACTCGCGAGCTGGAACAGTTGCTCGACCGGTCGATTGGTAAGGCCGTGGAGTTCGCTCGTCGGCTGGACCTGACGGACAGGTCATCGCAAAGTTGGCTGAGCCTGGTAGCGGTTCTGGCGCGAGAGGCCGGCAACCATGCCGGAATCCTCGCCCATCGACTCGCCGCCGCGAATTTGCAGCATTTGCTCCTCGAGGGTCTACTGCTCACGCAGCCGCACAACTACACGCACGCACTCCATGAGGATGGTCGGCCTACCTCTGCAGCGACGGTGCAGCAGTCAATCGACTTGATGCGCAGTTATCCGGAATCGGAGTGGACGACCGCGGCACTTGCCCGCGCGACGGGTGTCAGCGCGAGGGCACTGCAGAAGGCGTTCGCCAAGGCGGGCGAGCCGCCGCCTATGACGTACCTGCGCCACTTACGGTTGCAACGGGTACGGGCCGAGCTCGCTGACGCGTCACGGACACGGCCCTCAGCGGTCACTACGGTGGCGAGCCGTTGGGGATTCGTGCACCTCGGCCGGTTCGCTCAGCAGTACCGTCAATTATTCGGTGAACCCCCGTCACAGACGCTTCGCGTGGCGGAACGCTAG
- a CDS encoding GAF and ANTAR domain-containing protein produces the protein MVAVGHFADPEQPRHGRRGKAVQSTTAKLAGAMVGTAGIEDALSKLTGASLALIPGADCAKISIIENGHLRSITATSQLTSALDSAQQAAGHGPCLEAITAKKATRCNDLRTDTRWPRFAPSATTAGVHSVLSSPIDISGDTWATLTLFGFRAEAFGPDCEVVGAMLANHAAIALMQDEQERQFKAALATRDVIGQAKGMIMERFSVDAARAFAMLRAISQETNTPLRELASRLVHCAKQ, from the coding sequence GTGGTCGCGGTAGGGCACTTCGCGGATCCCGAGCAACCTCGCCACGGGCGCCGCGGTAAAGCGGTTCAGTCGACGACCGCAAAACTGGCCGGTGCGATGGTCGGCACAGCGGGCATCGAGGACGCCCTCAGCAAGCTGACCGGTGCCTCATTGGCATTGATACCGGGCGCCGACTGCGCAAAAATTTCGATAATCGAAAACGGCCATCTGCGATCGATCACCGCGACATCGCAGCTGACCTCAGCACTCGACAGCGCTCAGCAAGCGGCCGGCCACGGTCCATGCCTTGAGGCGATCACCGCAAAGAAAGCGACTCGCTGCAACGATCTGCGCACCGATACCCGATGGCCGCGATTTGCGCCTTCCGCCACCACCGCCGGGGTGCACAGCGTCTTGTCCTCTCCGATAGACATTTCCGGTGACACTTGGGCAACGTTGACTCTTTTCGGGTTCCGAGCCGAAGCCTTCGGGCCCGACTGCGAGGTGGTTGGCGCGATGCTCGCCAACCATGCCGCGATCGCACTTATGCAGGACGAGCAGGAGCGTCAATTCAAGGCCGCGCTTGCCACCCGCGACGTCATCGGGCAAGCCAAAGGCATGATCATGGAACGCTTTAGTGTCGATGCCGCTCGCGCCTTCGCGATGCTGAGAGCGATCTCGCAAGAGACCAATACCCCGCTGCGGGAATTGGCCTCCCGGCTTGTCCACTGCGCGAAGCAATGA
- a CDS encoding AI-2E family transporter codes for MVPKIIGPAVNVPAVATLLAVLVGGELLGIVGALVAIPIAAAVQLAARELLFPTLDRL; via the coding sequence TTGGTACCCAAGATCATCGGGCCCGCGGTCAACGTGCCGGCGGTCGCCACATTGTTGGCCGTACTCGTCGGCGGGGAGCTGCTCGGAATAGTTGGTGCGCTCGTTGCCATCCCGATAGCGGCAGCCGTTCAACTGGCCGCTCGAGAACTTCTTTTCCCCACGTTAGACAGACTCTGA
- a CDS encoding type 1 glutamine amidotransferase domain-containing protein translates to MADALQGKRVAILAADGVERVELQVPRDQVQEAGAQTELLSLHSGQIQARNNDLDDGGSFDVDREISEASVDDYDALLLPGGTVNPDKLRIDDRAVAFVRDFVGSGKPVGVICHGPWTLVEAGVAKGRTLTSFPSIRTDLRNAGATVVDEEVVVDGNLISSRSPDDLPAFCRAVVEQFAKAPARAK, encoded by the coding sequence ATGGCAGACGCATTGCAGGGCAAAAGGGTTGCGATACTCGCGGCCGACGGCGTGGAGCGGGTCGAGCTGCAAGTCCCCCGGGACCAGGTTCAGGAGGCCGGGGCGCAGACTGAACTGCTGTCGCTACATTCGGGACAGATCCAGGCCCGAAACAACGATCTAGATGATGGTGGCAGCTTTGACGTCGACAGGGAGATTTCTGAGGCGTCTGTCGACGATTATGACGCGTTGCTTCTACCCGGCGGCACGGTCAATCCCGACAAGCTTCGAATCGACGATCGAGCAGTCGCGTTTGTCCGCGACTTCGTCGGTTCGGGTAAGCCGGTCGGAGTGATCTGCCACGGCCCGTGGACGCTCGTCGAGGCGGGCGTCGCCAAAGGCCGCACACTCACCTCGTTTCCGAGCATCCGGACGGACCTGCGCAATGCCGGAGCCACGGTCGTCGACGAGGAGGTCGTCGTCGACGGGAACTTGATTTCGAGCCGCTCACCGGACGATTTGCCGGCGTTCTGCCGGGCCGTCGTGGAGCAGTTCGCCAAGGCGCCGGCCCGTGCTAAGTGA
- a CDS encoding SDR family oxidoreductase — protein MENERVLVTGGSGFVGSHCVFALLNAGYRVCATVRSAEREADVRNMFAHAGVTPGDNLTFAVADLTSDAGWPEAVDGSGFVLHVASPYPPDEPAHEDEVIVPARDGTLRVLRAARDAGVKRVVLTSSFFAIGCGHRDVDREFTEDDWTDLGGEGITAYVKSKVLAERAAWDFAENEAGRTELSVVNPTATFGPTLSDDISASLAPILTLLMAGEEPVLMANLRFPVADVRDVADIHLRAMTHPAAAGQRFIACCDGGPITMRQAAQILRAWVSVDSVAASPVLGRTGRPSNRKAKAYLSFSPRAIDEALLSTAGSLVRLGLVPTP, from the coding sequence ATGGAGAACGAACGGGTTCTCGTCACCGGAGGGTCGGGATTCGTGGGTTCTCACTGCGTCTTCGCACTGCTGAACGCCGGCTATCGTGTCTGCGCGACCGTGAGATCGGCCGAACGCGAAGCCGACGTCCGAAACATGTTCGCGCATGCTGGCGTAACGCCGGGCGATAACCTCACATTCGCTGTCGCCGACCTCACCTCCGATGCCGGCTGGCCCGAGGCGGTCGACGGCAGCGGCTTCGTCCTGCATGTCGCCTCGCCTTACCCACCTGATGAGCCCGCCCACGAAGACGAGGTGATCGTGCCCGCTCGTGATGGCACGCTTCGCGTCCTGCGCGCCGCTCGCGACGCGGGTGTCAAGCGGGTCGTACTCACGTCGTCGTTCTTCGCCATCGGCTGCGGCCACCGCGATGTCGACCGCGAGTTCACCGAGGATGATTGGACCGATCTCGGCGGTGAAGGCATCACTGCCTACGTCAAGTCCAAGGTGCTCGCCGAACGCGCGGCGTGGGACTTCGCTGAAAACGAAGCCGGCCGAACCGAACTCAGTGTCGTCAACCCGACCGCGACCTTCGGTCCGACGCTCAGCGACGACATTTCCGCTTCTCTGGCGCCGATTCTGACTCTGCTCATGGCCGGGGAGGAGCCGGTATTGATGGCGAACCTCCGGTTTCCGGTGGCTGATGTCCGGGACGTTGCCGACATCCACCTGCGCGCGATGACGCACCCCGCGGCCGCGGGTCAGCGCTTCATTGCCTGCTGCGATGGCGGCCCTATCACGATGCGGCAGGCCGCACAGATCCTGCGTGCCTGGGTGAGCGTCGACTCCGTCGCCGCATCACCTGTCCTCGGTCGGACCGGGCGACCGTCCAACCGAAAGGCCAAGGCCTACCTAAGCTTTAGCCCCCGAGCGATCGACGAAGCGCTCCTGTCAACCGCAGGAAGCCTCGTCCGTCTCGGGCTGGTGCCAACTCCGTGA
- a CDS encoding helix-turn-helix domain-containing protein, which yields MTVDTSGPTAGIDHRAELPSLYGVFILSSLMFDGRPANAVLELAAEAVQCLGKCFTETAYRLVDGSLVHNSDPDRPLDSALDAAIAASLGVDHEIVLPDSNWRYAITLRTTDAVTGVLVVRAQDPASCHELVLLKALAQQAATAMASADVIERGRRQHIQLRELTDRHEKAIRRMSRSVAELERREHIHKALTNLSGSADAAGIADALHDLTSLTVSVEDTFGNLRAWSPAPIPTAYRAVGGGNREDVIRNAGSHGHHSDCGNRIFSLIRAKADFLGVVVLHDPQRRADLLDIFALEYAAAVLAVEFSHQRSLAETELRLSRDLVDDLLAGTDNATAYARGEALGYNLRRPHRVTVLQWSAEIDGALIARSATRWATSAGLRPLCARRPSMTILLTEDLPEPRSLYRAISAAVGNGRGWIAIGSVATTPSELPRSFAEARRTLRMQKASVGRHGFRRFDDLGVCRILDPSDNSPEVREFLAEWLGPLMAYDQEKNAELVNTLARYLDSGGNYDHTARALNIHRSTLRYRLGRIRDISGHDLQNVETRLNLHLATKVSEMIGETQPITRATSAGERGPSDERMPK from the coding sequence ATGACTGTGGATACATCAGGACCGACGGCGGGCATCGATCACCGTGCCGAGCTTCCAAGCTTGTACGGCGTTTTCATTCTGTCTTCGTTGATGTTCGACGGTCGCCCGGCCAACGCCGTACTGGAATTGGCCGCGGAGGCAGTGCAATGCCTGGGCAAGTGCTTTACTGAAACCGCCTATCGGTTGGTCGACGGATCCCTGGTCCATAACAGCGATCCTGACCGCCCGCTGGACAGCGCCCTCGACGCGGCCATCGCCGCCAGCCTGGGCGTCGATCACGAGATCGTGCTCCCCGACTCGAATTGGCGATATGCGATCACGCTGCGCACCACCGATGCCGTCACCGGTGTCCTGGTTGTCCGCGCCCAGGATCCCGCCTCCTGCCACGAGTTGGTGTTGCTCAAAGCACTCGCGCAACAGGCGGCCACCGCGATGGCAAGTGCCGACGTCATCGAAAGGGGACGACGCCAACACATCCAGCTCAGGGAGCTGACTGACAGACACGAGAAGGCGATTCGCCGGATGTCACGCAGCGTGGCCGAACTCGAGCGACGGGAGCACATCCATAAGGCTCTGACCAACCTGTCCGGATCGGCGGATGCGGCCGGAATTGCAGACGCATTGCACGACCTGACCTCATTGACAGTCTCGGTCGAGGACACGTTTGGAAACTTGCGAGCATGGTCGCCCGCGCCGATTCCCACCGCATATCGGGCGGTCGGCGGGGGCAACCGCGAAGACGTGATTCGCAACGCAGGATCGCATGGACACCACAGCGACTGCGGGAACCGGATCTTCAGCCTTATCCGCGCAAAGGCAGATTTCCTGGGAGTCGTCGTGCTGCACGATCCGCAGCGCCGGGCTGATCTGCTCGATATCTTCGCGCTGGAATACGCGGCGGCGGTGTTGGCAGTGGAATTCTCCCATCAGCGCTCACTCGCAGAAACGGAGTTGCGACTGAGTCGGGATCTGGTCGACGATCTGCTCGCCGGAACTGATAATGCGACGGCATATGCCCGGGGTGAGGCCCTGGGTTACAACCTGCGCAGGCCGCATCGGGTGACGGTCCTGCAGTGGAGCGCCGAAATCGACGGCGCCCTCATCGCCCGGTCGGCCACTCGGTGGGCGACCTCCGCGGGTTTGCGCCCGCTTTGCGCGCGCCGCCCGTCGATGACGATCCTGCTCACCGAGGATTTGCCCGAGCCACGTTCTCTGTATCGTGCGATATCCGCGGCTGTTGGGAACGGGCGTGGGTGGATCGCGATCGGGTCGGTCGCGACAACTCCCTCCGAGCTACCGCGGTCCTTCGCAGAGGCCCGACGAACCTTGCGCATGCAGAAAGCTTCGGTAGGCCGGCACGGTTTCCGTCGTTTTGATGACCTAGGCGTGTGCCGAATCCTCGATCCGAGCGACAACAGCCCTGAGGTTCGTGAATTCCTAGCGGAATGGCTAGGCCCCCTCATGGCATATGACCAGGAGAAAAACGCCGAACTGGTCAACACCCTGGCGCGCTATCTGGATTCCGGAGGGAATTACGATCACACGGCGCGCGCGCTCAACATTCACCGCAGTACCCTGCGTTACCGCCTCGGGCGCATCCGCGACATTTCGGGCCACGACCTGCAGAATGTGGAGACGCGCCTCAACCTTCACCTCGCCACAAAAGTTTCCGAGATGATCGGGGAAACGCAGCCAATCACGCGGGCTACCAGCGCCGGCGAGCGAGGGCCCTCAGATGAACGGATGCCAAAATAG
- a CDS encoding AraC family transcriptional regulator → MTELPFDLAPEIRATDVDEAANALGRVYVTAELIPNKTKSVNMRMNAVQLPLFTAGYLGFGADITIRANEVTAYYIDAPLSGRAVNRWRDGELIKTTTGSVAVFTPGTPCVLDWSGDCGQICLKVSEPQMRRQLEAMLNRPVRKRITFARQFNLSTNAAHDWYRLVWLLAREAGQPGGLLNHRLAVANLQLLLIQGLLQIQPHNYTEALAESEGAASATAAKRAIDLMHAHPETPWSTADLARATGVSARALQRAFERSDQPSPMAYLRRLRLHRVHTELAASSPDSVTVTMVAGRWGFMHLGRFASLYHQLFGESPSETLRHRVSDPPPTSPF, encoded by the coding sequence TTGACCGAGCTACCCTTCGACCTGGCGCCTGAGATCCGGGCAACGGACGTCGATGAGGCGGCCAATGCCTTAGGCCGCGTCTATGTCACCGCCGAGCTGATTCCGAACAAGACCAAATCGGTGAACATGCGGATGAATGCGGTGCAACTTCCGCTGTTTACCGCCGGCTACCTTGGCTTCGGCGCTGACATCACCATCCGGGCAAACGAGGTGACTGCCTATTACATCGATGCCCCTTTGTCAGGCAGGGCGGTGAACCGGTGGCGTGACGGCGAGCTCATCAAGACGACGACCGGGTCAGTCGCGGTGTTCACACCGGGCACGCCGTGCGTGCTTGACTGGTCCGGCGACTGCGGTCAGATCTGTCTCAAGGTTTCTGAACCGCAGATGCGAAGGCAGCTGGAAGCCATGCTCAACCGCCCTGTGCGCAAACGGATTACGTTTGCCCGGCAGTTCAATCTGAGCACCAACGCTGCACACGATTGGTACCGCTTAGTCTGGCTCTTGGCACGTGAAGCCGGGCAACCGGGTGGGCTTCTCAACCACCGGCTCGCCGTGGCGAACTTGCAGCTTCTGCTGATCCAGGGCCTGCTGCAAATACAACCCCACAACTACACCGAAGCCTTGGCTGAAAGTGAAGGGGCGGCAAGCGCCACTGCCGCAAAGCGCGCGATCGATCTGATGCACGCACACCCGGAAACACCTTGGAGCACTGCCGACCTCGCACGAGCAACCGGGGTAAGCGCACGAGCCCTGCAGAGGGCATTTGAGCGGTCCGATCAGCCCTCGCCGATGGCCTACTTGCGGCGGCTTCGGTTACATCGGGTCCACACAGAACTTGCCGCCAGCTCACCCGACTCGGTCACGGTGACGATGGTCGCGGGCCGTTGGGGGTTCATGCACCTTGGCAGGTTTGCCAGTCTGTATCACCAGCTGTTCGGCGAATCTCCCTCGGAAACACTGCGACACCGGGTCAGCGACCCTCCCCCCACGTCGCCGTTTTAG
- a CDS encoding STAS domain-containing protein, producing MGSVSEREAEGQEGGSFSYTVQRLPDTTSIVYATGVLDGETHAGLSRVIADELTQEPAQLVLELSGATSIDDAAVETLVGATALAAESDTSFCLVMSPTGPIARVLAAADLLERFEIFATVDEAQRHP from the coding sequence GTGGGGTCAGTCAGCGAGCGTGAAGCAGAAGGCCAAGAAGGGGGGTCGTTCTCGTACACCGTGCAACGACTTCCCGACACCACGAGCATCGTCTACGCGACAGGTGTGCTCGACGGTGAAACACACGCAGGGCTGTCCCGCGTCATCGCCGACGAATTGACACAAGAGCCGGCACAGCTGGTGCTGGAGCTTTCAGGCGCGACGTCCATCGATGACGCCGCTGTCGAGACCTTGGTCGGCGCTACGGCGCTGGCGGCAGAGTCCGACACATCGTTCTGCCTAGTCATGTCGCCGACCGGTCCCATCGCGAGAGTTCTCGCAGCCGCCGATCTGCTCGAGCGATTCGAAATCTTTGCGACGGTCGACGAAGCGCAACGTCACCCCTAG